Proteins encoded together in one Salarias fasciatus chromosome 17, fSalaFa1.1, whole genome shotgun sequence window:
- the LOC115404660 gene encoding plexin-C1-like, whose protein sequence is MVLLLGLLLTLCGAPSLCLEEDTSFLLDGDIRHLAVDSNTVYIATEEKLYQLNHDLTPVHSLTLRGVLNPDTEDFYRVPAAADWNATFRVNILLLFDQSVISCGVIDRACGYCEILDLNNISNILHKENFQVGPARRSSASVAFLVTLKKNQPRSDSYILTAIQQDGSGEEKCPSDSGTVNLHNTEDTSDARILSLNEWSGKHTFQSKENVEFVDGFQINSIIYLLANVPPDAQNNQVRLFWLEDNLKENDTLESLRLATLILSDGGDGSRLLASSVVPDDVPLLWSGVFSVDGGQANTQLLLFDIILLRQSNMTSVLAMRQNSWMVFFIGTGDGQLIKLAVDRNYHTTCPRVLYMSNQDRRVFPRMHLDPVDHKHVYVPFQNEMKRVAVAKCSTHTNVQEWWTAQDPYCVWCVSKGSCTFEDDCEDSHWLSIPDVFQQKLISHKVVEDGTGQLTLNIQTHVNVSKETRFACQFSTTSGELCSRDGLPPQFPQCTCILSKQTVPPEGLLVTVKMRLGSTSLTEQLQLMNCSDMSGPPTRVLCQQCIKAGCEWSNSGCSWANERLLDVITSFLL, encoded by the exons ATGGTCCTGCTGCTCGGTCTGCTTTTAACCCTCTGTGGAGCCCCGAGTctgtgtctggaggaagacacaTCCTTTCTCTTGGATGGAGACATCCGTCACTTGGCCGTGGACAGTAACACGGTTTACATCGCCACTGAAGAGAAACTGTACCAGCTGAACCACGACCTGACCCCGGTCCACAGTCTGACCCTGAGAGGAGTCCTGAATCCGGACACGGAGGACTTCTACAGAGTTCCTGCTGCCGCTGACTGGAACGCAACTTTCAGGGTCAATATTTTATTACTGTTTGATCAGTCTGTGATCAGCTGCGGTGTGATCGATAGAGCGTGTGGATACTGTGAGATTCTGGACCtgaacaacatctccaacattcTGCACAAGGAAAACTTCCAGGTGGGACCAGCCAGACGCAGCAGCGCGTCCGTCGCTTTTCTGGTGACCCTGAAGAAAAACCAGCCTCGCAGTGACTCTTATATTCTGACTGCGATACAACAGGACGGGTCTGGAGAGGAGAAATGTCCCTCTGATTCAGGAACTGTTAACCTTCACAACACTGAGGACACTTCAGACGCGAGAATATTGTCTCTGAATGAGTGGTCTGGCAAACACACTTTTCAAAGTAAAGAGAACGTGGAGTTCGTGGACGGATTTCAGATCAACTCGATCATATATCTGCTTGCCAATGTGCCACCAGACGCTCAAAACAACCAAGTCCGTCTTTTTTGGCTCGAAGACAATTTAAAGGAAAACGACACACTGGAGTCTCTGAGGTTAGCGACTCTCATCCTCTCCGATGGTGGTGATGGCAGCAGACTGCTGGCCTCCTCGGTCGTCCCGGATGATGTGCCGCTGCTgtggagcggcgtgttcagtGTGGATGGAGGACAAGCCAacacccagctgctgctgtttgacatcA TTCTCCTCAGACAGAGCAACATGACCTCTGTTCTGGCAATGAGGCAGAACAGCTGGATGGTTTTCTTCATCGGGACTGGAGACGGGCAGCTCATCAAG CTTGCTGTGGACAGGAACTATCACACCACCTGTCCCAGAGTGCTCTACATGTCCAACCAGGACCGCCGAgtgtttcccagaatgcacctggATCCAGTGGATCATAAACATGTGTATGTGCCATTTCAAAATGAG ATGAAGCGTGTGGCTGTagcaaagtgcagcacacacacaaatgtccaGGAGTGGTGGACTGCTCAGGATCCatactgtgtgtggtgtgtctccAAAGGAAG CTGCACCTTTGAAGATGACTGTGAGGACTCCCACTGGCTGTCCATTCCTGATGTATTCCAGCAGAAACTGATTTCCCACAAAGTTGTTGAAGACGGGACTGGACAG ctcactctGAACATCCAGACTCATGTGAATGTGAGCAAAGAGACGCGGTTCGCCTGTCAGTTCTCCACAACTTCTGGGGAGCTTTGTAGCCGGGATGGCCTTCCTCCAcagttcccacaatgcacctgcaTCCTTTCTAAGCAGACCGTTCCTCCTGAAG GCCTGCTGGTCACTGTAAAGATGAGGCTTGGCTCAACAAGTCTGACCGAACAACTGCAGTTAATGAACTGTTCTGATATGAGTGGACCACCAACCCGAGTCTT gTGTCAGCAGTGTATCAAAGCCGGCTGTGAATGGAGCAACAGCGGCTGTTCCTGGGCTAATGAACGACTTTTAGATGTAATAACATCTTTCTTGCTGTAA